A part of Capsicum annuum cultivar UCD-10X-F1 chromosome 6, UCD10Xv1.1, whole genome shotgun sequence genomic DNA contains:
- the LOC107873313 gene encoding alpha-soluble NSF attachment protein: MGDHIARGEDFENKAEKKLGGWGLFGSKYEDAADLFDKAGNCFKLAKSWDKAGAVYVKLANCHLKLDSKHEAANAYADAAHCYKKSNIKEAISCLEQSVNLFLDIGRLNLAARYYKEIAELYEQEQYLEQAISYYEKAADLFQSEDVTTTANQCKQRVAQFSAQMEKYPRAIEIFEEIARHSVNNNLLKYGVRGHLLNAGICQLCKGDVVAINNALERYQELDPTFSGTRECKLLVDLAAAIDEEDVAKFTDAVKEYDSMTQLDAWRTTLLLRVKETLKAKELEEDDLT, encoded by the exons ATGGGGGATCACATAGCAAGAGGTGAAGATTTCGAGAACAAGGCTGAGAAGAAGCTCGGCGGATGGGGCCTTTTCGGCTCCAAGTACGAAGACGCCGCTGATCTGTTCGATAAAGCTGGCAATTGCTTTAAACTCGCCAAATCTt GGGATAAAGCTGGAGCAGTATATGTTAAATTGGCTAATTGTCATCTTAAG TTGGATAGCAAACATGAGGCTGCTAATGCGTATGCAGATGCTGCTCATTGCTACAAGAAGTCAAATATTAAAG AGGCAATATCGTGTTTAGAGCAGTCAGTGAACTTGTTTCTGGACATTGGGAGGCTGAATTTGGCTGCAAGATATTACAAG GAAATTGCTGAATTATATGAGCAAGAGCAATATTTGGAGCAGGCTATTAGTTATTATGAGAAGGCAGCTGATCTTTTCCAGAGTGAAGATGTAACAACAACTGCAAATCAATGCAAGCAGAGAGTCGCACAATTCTCTGCTCAAATGGAGAA ATATCCGAGAGCGATCGAGATCTTTGAGGAGATTGCACGTCACTCGGTCAATAACAACTTATTGAAGTATGGAGTTAGAGGGCATCTTCTTAATGCTGGTATTTGCCAACTTTGCAAAGGTGATGTTGTTGCAATCAACAATGCGTTGGAACGATATCAG GAGCTGGATCCAACATTTTCAGGGACACGCGAATGCAAATTGCTAGTG GATTTGGCAGCTGCAATTGATGAGGAAGATGTTGCAAAGTTCACTGATGCTGTAAAGGAGTATGATAGCATGACACAACTG